The Georgenia sp. TF02-10 genome window below encodes:
- the glmU gene encoding bifunctional UDP-N-acetylglucosamine diphosphorylase/glucosamine-1-phosphate N-acetyltransferase GlmU, which translates to MSLTQPAAVVVLAAGEGTRMRSRTPKVLHEIGGRSLLGHALAAARGLDPARLAVVVRHGRDAVAAHATAVDGGVLVVDQDAVPGTGRAVQCALSALDAATHAAAVAGHDGPGAPAHDPAPPVLTGPVVVTAGDTPLLDAATLTELLAAHAAGGNAVTVLTTTVADPTGYGRVLREGGAVVGVVEERDATPEQRQVREINTSTYVFDAAVLRETLGGLGRDNDQGEVYLTDVIAAAHARGRRVGAVTVADPWLVAGVNDRVQLAELGAELNRRTLTRWMRAGVTVVDPASTWVDVSVELAPDVTLLPGTQLHGRTRVAEGARVGPDTTLTDVAVGPGATVVRTHGAGAVLGADVTVGPFAYLRPGTELGTGGKIGTFVETKNAQIGPAAKVPHLTYVGDATIGEGSNVGASSVFVNYDGVAKHRTTIGAHARTGSDNMFVAPVTVGDGAYTGAGTIVREDVPPGALSVTGAGQRILEGWVLRRRAGTPSALAAERALADGGGGLGAQARAERARPGPEPQTPRDHAARAAEGRER; encoded by the coding sequence GTGAGCCTGACCCAACCTGCCGCCGTCGTCGTCCTTGCCGCGGGGGAGGGCACCCGGATGCGGTCCCGCACCCCCAAGGTGCTGCACGAGATCGGCGGGCGCAGCCTCCTCGGGCACGCGCTCGCCGCGGCCCGCGGGCTGGACCCGGCGCGGCTGGCCGTGGTCGTGCGGCACGGGCGGGACGCCGTCGCCGCCCACGCCACCGCGGTGGACGGCGGCGTCCTCGTCGTCGACCAGGACGCCGTCCCGGGCACCGGGCGGGCCGTGCAGTGCGCCCTGTCCGCGCTCGACGCCGCCACCCACGCCGCCGCCGTCGCCGGCCACGACGGGCCCGGCGCCCCCGCCCACGACCCGGCCCCGCCGGTGCTCACCGGGCCGGTGGTCGTCACGGCCGGGGACACCCCGCTGCTCGACGCCGCCACCCTGACCGAGCTGCTCGCCGCGCACGCCGCCGGCGGCAACGCCGTCACCGTGCTCACCACCACGGTGGCCGACCCCACCGGGTACGGCCGGGTGCTGCGCGAGGGCGGCGCCGTCGTCGGCGTGGTGGAGGAGCGCGACGCCACCCCCGAGCAGCGGCAGGTCCGCGAGATCAACACCTCCACCTACGTCTTCGACGCCGCCGTGCTGCGCGAGACCCTCGGCGGCCTGGGCCGGGACAACGACCAGGGCGAGGTCTACCTCACCGACGTGATCGCCGCCGCGCACGCCCGCGGCCGGCGGGTCGGCGCCGTCACGGTGGCCGACCCCTGGCTGGTGGCCGGCGTCAACGACCGGGTCCAGCTCGCCGAGCTGGGCGCCGAGCTCAACCGCCGCACCCTGACGCGGTGGATGCGCGCCGGCGTCACCGTCGTGGACCCGGCCAGCACCTGGGTGGACGTGTCCGTCGAGCTCGCGCCGGACGTGACGCTGCTGCCCGGCACCCAGCTGCACGGCCGCACCCGGGTCGCGGAGGGCGCGCGCGTCGGCCCGGACACCACGCTGACCGACGTCGCCGTCGGCCCCGGCGCCACCGTGGTCCGCACCCACGGCGCGGGCGCCGTGCTCGGCGCGGACGTCACGGTCGGCCCCTTCGCCTATCTCCGGCCCGGCACCGAGCTGGGCACCGGCGGGAAGATCGGCACCTTCGTGGAGACGAAGAACGCCCAGATCGGCCCCGCCGCGAAGGTCCCGCACCTGACCTACGTCGGCGACGCCACCATCGGGGAGGGCTCGAACGTCGGCGCCTCCTCGGTCTTCGTCAACTACGACGGCGTGGCGAAGCACCGCACCACGATCGGCGCGCACGCCCGCACCGGGTCGGACAACATGTTCGTCGCGCCGGTGACCGTCGGCGACGGCGCCTACACCGGGGCCGGCACCATCGTCCGGGAGGACGTCCCGCCCGGGGCGCTGTCGGTGACCGGGGCCGGGCAGCGGATCCTCGAGGGCTGGGTGCTGCGCCGCCGGGCCGGCACGCCCTCCGCGCTGGCCGCCGAGCGGGCCCTGGCCGACGGCGGCGGCGGGCTGGGCGCGCAGGCGCGGGCCGAGCGGGCCCGGCCGGGCCCGGAGCCGCAGACACCGCGGGACCATGCCGCCCGCGCGGCGGAGGGCCGCGAGCGATGA
- a CDS encoding ribose-phosphate diphosphokinase, translating into MTGIVTSGAKRLVVVTGRAHPALAADVASALGIELLPTTAYDFANGEIYVRFAESVRGTDAFVLQSHGTPINKWLMEQLLMVDALKRGSAKRITVVAPFYPYARQDKKHRGREPISARLVADLFKTAGADRLLSVDLHAAQTQGFFDGPVDHLWAMPILTDYVRTRVDVGNVAVVSPDAGRIRVAEQWAARLGGAPLAFVHKTRDINRPNSTVANRVVGDVQGRTAILVDDLIDTGGTITEAVKVVRAAGASDVIVAATHGVLSDPAPHRLSESGAREVIVTDTLAIPAEKRFDKLTVLPIAPLLARAIREVFDDGSVTSLFDGNA; encoded by the coding sequence ATGACGGGGATCGTCACCAGCGGCGCCAAGCGGCTGGTCGTGGTCACCGGCCGCGCCCACCCCGCCCTCGCGGCCGACGTCGCCAGCGCGCTCGGCATCGAGCTGCTGCCCACCACCGCCTACGACTTCGCCAACGGCGAGATCTACGTCCGGTTCGCCGAGTCGGTGCGCGGCACCGACGCGTTCGTGCTGCAGTCCCACGGCACGCCGATCAACAAGTGGCTGATGGAGCAGCTGCTGATGGTCGACGCGCTCAAGCGCGGCTCGGCCAAGCGGATCACCGTCGTCGCGCCGTTCTACCCCTACGCCCGCCAGGACAAGAAGCACCGCGGCCGGGAGCCCATCTCCGCCCGGCTGGTGGCCGACCTGTTCAAGACCGCGGGCGCGGACCGGCTGCTCAGCGTGGACCTGCACGCCGCGCAGACCCAGGGCTTCTTCGACGGCCCGGTGGACCACCTGTGGGCCATGCCGATCCTCACCGACTACGTCCGCACCCGGGTGGACGTCGGGAACGTCGCGGTGGTCTCGCCCGACGCCGGCCGGATCCGGGTGGCGGAGCAGTGGGCCGCCCGCCTCGGCGGGGCGCCGCTGGCGTTCGTGCACAAGACCCGGGACATCAACCGGCCCAACTCGACGGTGGCCAACCGGGTGGTCGGGGACGTCCAGGGCCGCACCGCCATCCTGGTGGACGACCTCATCGACACCGGCGGCACGATCACCGAGGCGGTGAAGGTGGTGCGCGCCGCGGGGGCCTCGGACGTCATCGTCGCGGCCACCCACGGCGTGCTCTCCGACCCGGCGCCGCACCGGCTGTCGGAGTCCGGGGCGCGCGAGGTCATCGTCACCGACACCCTGGCCATCCCGGCCGAGAAGCGGTTCGACAAGCTCACCGTGCTGCCGATCGCGCCGCTGCTGGCCCGGGCCATCCGGGAGGTCTTCGACGACGGGTCGGTCACCTCGCTGTTCGACGGCAACGCCTGA
- a CDS encoding dienelactone hydrolase family protein, giving the protein MPSPTADNLPSPAATEVPTADGPMPAQLWRPPSGRGPGLVLVQEIFGVSAYMQARAADLAGLGYLVLLPDLYWRLGETVDESRPDVLEQGLGLMARLDFGAAVADTAAALAALRARPEVDGGAGLVGFCLGGGIAFAAAASAAPDVLVSYYGSALPDLLDLAPAVTAPSLHHFGTADDYLPMEQVERIRQAVERPGVEVHLHPGAGHAFDNPSPAFHHAEASAAAWAQTVEFLRRELPAA; this is encoded by the coding sequence ATGCCCAGCCCGACCGCCGACAATCTGCCCAGCCCGGCCGCCACCGAGGTGCCCACCGCCGACGGCCCGATGCCCGCGCAGCTGTGGCGGCCGCCGTCGGGCCGCGGGCCCGGGCTGGTCCTGGTGCAGGAGATCTTCGGCGTCAGCGCGTACATGCAGGCCCGGGCGGCCGACCTGGCCGGGCTGGGGTACCTCGTCCTGCTCCCCGACCTGTACTGGCGGCTCGGGGAGACGGTGGACGAGTCCCGCCCGGACGTCCTGGAGCAGGGTCTGGGGCTGATGGCGCGGCTGGACTTCGGCGCCGCGGTCGCGGACACCGCCGCCGCCCTGGCGGCGCTGCGGGCGCGGCCGGAGGTCGACGGCGGGGCCGGGCTGGTCGGGTTCTGCCTGGGCGGCGGGATCGCCTTCGCCGCTGCGGCCTCGGCCGCCCCGGACGTGCTGGTGTCCTACTACGGCTCGGCGCTGCCCGACCTGCTCGACCTCGCCCCCGCGGTGACCGCACCGTCGCTGCACCACTTCGGCACGGCCGACGACTACCTCCCGATGGAGCAGGTGGAGCGGATCCGGCAGGCCGTCGAGCGGCCCGGCGTGGAGGTCCACCTCCACCCCGGCGCGGGGCACGCCTTCGACAACCCCTCCCCCGCCTTCCACCACGCCGAGGCGTCCGCGGCCGCGTGGGCGCAGACGGTGGAGTTCCTGCGCCGAGAGCTCCCGGCGGCCTGA
- a CDS encoding 50S ribosomal protein L25/general stress protein Ctc has product MAETTKLTATRRTEFGKGAARRTRRAGLIPAVLYGHGTEPQHLALPSHETFLALKDSANALLTLDVDGTEQLALAKDVQRDPVKRHIEHVDLVIVRAGERVTVEVPLHVTGESAPGTIHQLELQTITVNVPATRIPESVPVPVEGLEDGAVVRVADIPRPSDAGIEDDPETVVVVISTPRASAEDLEADEAAAAAGAEAGAPAAEPAGA; this is encoded by the coding sequence GTGGCCGAGACCACCAAGCTCACCGCGACCCGCCGGACCGAGTTCGGCAAGGGCGCCGCCCGCCGCACCCGCCGCGCCGGCCTGATCCCCGCCGTCCTCTACGGGCACGGCACCGAGCCGCAGCACCTGGCCCTGCCGTCCCACGAGACGTTCCTGGCGCTGAAGGACTCCGCCAACGCCCTGCTCACCCTCGACGTCGACGGCACCGAGCAGCTGGCCCTGGCCAAGGACGTCCAGCGTGACCCGGTCAAGCGGCACATCGAGCACGTCGACCTGGTCATCGTCCGGGCCGGCGAGCGGGTCACCGTCGAGGTCCCGCTGCACGTCACCGGCGAGTCCGCGCCCGGGACCATCCACCAGCTCGAGCTGCAGACGATCACCGTCAACGTCCCCGCCACCCGCATCCCCGAGTCGGTGCCGGTCCCGGTCGAGGGCCTCGAGGACGGCGCGGTCGTCCGCGTCGCCGACATCCCCCGGCCCTCCGACGCCGGCATCGAGGACGACCCGGAGACCGTCGTCGTCGTCATCTCCACCCCGCGGGCCAGTGCCGAGGACCTGGAGGCCGACGAGGCCGCCGCGGCCGCCGGCGCCGAGGCCGGCGCGCCTGCCGCCGAGCCGGCCGGCGCCTGA
- the pth gene encoding aminoacyl-tRNA hydrolase, with product MSPWLVVGLGNPGAQYAGNRHNVGQMVLDVLARRTNGSFTTHKARALVLDGRLGTGPGGAPGPRVILAKPASYMNVSGGPVGALVKFYDVDPGHLLLVHDDLDLPADTLRLKRGGGEGGHNGLKSVSAALGTRDYLRLRVGIGRPPGRMDPADYVLRDFSAAERPELAVTLEEAADAVEELVTVGLEKTQQRLHTA from the coding sequence ATGAGCCCGTGGCTCGTCGTCGGGCTGGGCAACCCCGGGGCCCAGTACGCCGGCAACCGGCACAACGTCGGCCAGATGGTGCTGGACGTCCTGGCCCGGCGCACCAACGGCTCCTTCACCACGCACAAGGCCCGCGCCCTGGTCCTCGACGGCCGGCTCGGCACCGGGCCGGGCGGGGCCCCCGGCCCCCGGGTGATCCTGGCCAAGCCCGCCTCCTACATGAACGTCTCCGGCGGGCCGGTGGGCGCGCTGGTGAAGTTCTACGACGTCGACCCCGGCCACCTGCTCCTCGTGCACGACGACCTGGACCTGCCCGCGGACACCCTGCGGCTCAAGCGCGGCGGCGGGGAGGGCGGGCACAACGGCCTGAAGTCGGTCTCCGCGGCCCTCGGCACCCGGGACTATCTGCGGCTCCGGGTCGGCATCGGCCGCCCGCCGGGCCGGATGGACCCGGCCGACTACGTCCTGCGGGACTTCTCCGCGGCCGAGCGGCCCGAGCTGGCGGTCACCCTGGAGGAGGCCGCGGACGCCGTCGAGGAGCTGGTGACGGTGGGGCTGGAGAAGACCCAGCAGCGGCTGCACACCGCCTGA
- a CDS encoding sulfite exporter TauE/SafE family protein, producing the protein MADLLTLDAAALVLVSFGVGIVVGLTGMGGGALMTPALIFLGIPPSAAVSNDLVAAAVNKSVGAAVHWRSGSPNLKLAGWLVLGSVPTAFVGAFVLRAVGEGELPEDLLRTAIGVALLLAALTYSARRLLSLRRAAVGQAPVGTVQVRPVATVAVGAVGGFLVGLTSVGSGSLIMVALLLLYPALSSVRLVGTDLVQAIPLVVAASVSHVIVTGVDWLVLVPLLVGGPPGTYLGARLAGRVHPRAVRRGIVVVLTLTGLTLVGASPVAVGIIGAALLIFGPLVWTLARQASGAGRWVPPVDAVADD; encoded by the coding sequence ATGGCCGACCTGCTCACCCTCGACGCGGCCGCGCTCGTCCTGGTCAGCTTCGGCGTCGGCATCGTCGTGGGTCTCACCGGCATGGGCGGCGGCGCCCTGATGACGCCGGCGCTGATCTTCCTGGGGATCCCGCCGAGCGCCGCCGTCTCCAACGACCTGGTGGCGGCCGCGGTCAACAAGTCCGTCGGGGCTGCGGTGCACTGGCGGTCCGGGTCGCCGAACCTGAAGCTGGCCGGCTGGCTCGTGCTCGGCTCGGTCCCGACGGCGTTCGTCGGGGCGTTCGTGCTCCGCGCGGTCGGCGAGGGCGAGCTCCCCGAGGACCTCCTCCGGACCGCCATCGGCGTCGCGCTGCTCCTCGCCGCGCTGACCTACTCGGCGCGCCGGCTGCTGTCGCTGCGCCGCGCCGCCGTCGGGCAGGCGCCCGTCGGCACGGTCCAGGTGCGGCCGGTGGCCACGGTCGCGGTGGGCGCGGTGGGCGGCTTCCTCGTCGGCCTCACCTCGGTCGGCTCCGGCTCGCTCATCATGGTGGCGCTGCTGCTGCTCTACCCGGCGCTGTCCTCGGTGCGGCTGGTGGGCACCGACCTGGTGCAGGCCATCCCGCTCGTGGTCGCCGCCTCGGTCAGCCACGTGATCGTCACCGGCGTGGACTGGCTCGTGCTGGTCCCGCTGCTGGTGGGCGGCCCGCCGGGCACCTACCTCGGTGCGCGGCTCGCCGGGCGGGTCCACCCCCGGGCGGTCCGCCGCGGGATCGTGGTCGTCCTGACCCTGACCGGGCTGACGCTGGTGGGCGCCTCCCCGGTCGCCGTCGGGATCATCGGCGCGGCGCTGCTGATCTTCGGCCCGCTCGTCTGGACGCTGGCCCGCCAGGCCAGCGGGGCCGGTCGCTGGGTCCCGCCCGTCGACGCCGTCGCCGACGACTGA
- a CDS encoding PKD domain-containing protein produces MRRRALAALLFVLALVAPTALGQSAAGAAEVEHQGVVSGSPAAFTPHVLDGIVFSVAEVGETIVLGGSFTQVQAANGGPVLTRNRLVAFNKRTGQISATFAPNVNNSVRSVVPAADGQSVYVGGQFGAVNGATSTRVVRLRLSDGARIASFAPPSISGVVHDMKLVGSRLFIGGEFTRIGNQTRTALAELDPGTGALRPGVNLAFAGTHRGGTTHVHKFDVNSAGTTLVATGNFATVNGQDRVQVAMLDLTPAGATLAAWHTDRWKPECYASFEYYLNDLDFAPDGSYFILSSMGGYGSGPPTLCDTISRWETAARGSSLNPTWVNYTGGDSVYAVEAVGDAIYIGGHHRWVNNPFGRDAPGEGAVEREGIGVLDPVNGMPLSWDPGRTRGRGVFDLLAVRDGLWVGSDTDRIAGFQYRGRIAYFPRAGGTIIPRPEAPDLPVDVIQTGAVQSADARYLYRVNAGAGTLPAIDNGPDWVGDTEPPGSTYRNTGNAATWTPVPTVTPEVPATAPRALFASERWDSGDAPELQWNFPVPAGRNVQVRLYLANSCDCTATPGSRVFDVALENNVVLDDLDLVAQVGHRVGTMRAFDVVSDGTVNIELRHVTENPLINGIEIVDLDAPPPGTGTTNAAQVRPFDGDQGGAARPLAAGNVPWDGVRGGFLADGQLYLAGADGTLTRRPFRDGTAGPATTLDLHGLGTFAAEMQSMTGLFYTHGRIYYTLAGQSSLFMRYFEVESGIVGAQRFTHSGNLPGMTWSAVRGMFLAGDGVFWADATGNLHRLGWTGNVGDGQVTGPDQIVSGPGSDGADWRGRALIALPGTTPPPPPPANQPPVAAFTQQCTGLTCTFDGSSSTDPDGRVVGHAWDLAGRAATGATQTHTFPAAGDYPVRLTVTDDRGATSTLTRTVTVAQEPPPPTSDLAFVGSSATQPTGSATQHSAQVPAAVAAGDLLVATFATNAAGGTVTGPAGWTQAAQTSTTSMSGVIWTKAATAADAGRTITVGTSGYQRGNVVVAAYRGADLAGATIAMEPERTSRAAHTTPTLPASPGDWVASYWADKTASTTGWTPPGGLAVRQTGAGTGAGHLSWLYADSGGGVSGSTAGGLTATATSATANAVMATIVIRPASAAAAADATAPAATDAAEDAAPPATGAATADAAPPASTDAAPPEAAATEPATDGAADDGGPPAAVVPEPAAPTAPSAAPSAPAPHAPAAGAGVEPPVAGSGEEPSQPGSEAMR; encoded by the coding sequence ATGCGTCGTCGTGCATTAGCAGCGTTGCTCTTCGTCCTCGCGCTCGTCGCCCCGACCGCGCTCGGGCAGTCCGCCGCCGGCGCGGCCGAGGTGGAGCACCAAGGCGTGGTCAGCGGCTCACCCGCCGCGTTCACCCCGCACGTCCTGGACGGCATCGTCTTCTCGGTGGCCGAGGTCGGCGAGACGATCGTCCTCGGCGGGTCCTTCACCCAGGTCCAGGCCGCCAACGGCGGCCCGGTGCTCACCCGCAACCGCCTGGTGGCGTTCAACAAGCGCACCGGGCAGATCAGCGCCACCTTCGCGCCGAACGTCAACAACAGCGTGCGGTCGGTGGTGCCCGCGGCGGACGGGCAGAGCGTCTACGTGGGTGGCCAGTTCGGCGCCGTGAACGGGGCGACCAGCACCCGGGTGGTCCGGCTGCGGCTGAGCGACGGCGCCCGGATCGCCTCCTTCGCCCCGCCGAGCATCAGCGGCGTCGTCCACGACATGAAGCTCGTCGGCAGCCGCCTCTTCATCGGCGGGGAGTTCACCCGCATCGGCAACCAGACCCGCACCGCGCTCGCCGAGCTCGACCCCGGCACCGGGGCGCTGCGCCCCGGGGTCAACCTCGCCTTCGCCGGCACCCATCGCGGCGGGACCACCCACGTGCACAAGTTCGACGTCAACTCCGCCGGCACCACCCTGGTGGCCACCGGGAACTTCGCCACGGTTAATGGCCAGGACCGGGTGCAGGTCGCGATGCTCGACCTCACCCCCGCGGGCGCGACGCTGGCGGCCTGGCACACCGACCGGTGGAAGCCGGAGTGCTACGCCTCCTTCGAGTACTACCTCAACGACCTGGACTTCGCGCCCGACGGGTCCTACTTCATCCTCTCCTCGATGGGCGGCTACGGCAGCGGGCCGCCGACCCTGTGCGACACCATCTCCCGCTGGGAGACGGCCGCGCGCGGGTCGTCCCTGAACCCCACCTGGGTGAACTACACCGGCGGGGACAGCGTCTACGCGGTCGAGGCAGTCGGCGACGCCATCTACATCGGCGGCCACCACCGCTGGGTCAACAACCCGTTCGGCCGCGACGCCCCCGGCGAGGGCGCCGTGGAGCGCGAGGGCATCGGGGTGCTCGACCCGGTCAACGGCATGCCGCTGTCCTGGGACCCCGGACGCACCCGCGGCCGCGGGGTCTTCGACCTGCTCGCCGTCCGCGACGGGCTCTGGGTGGGCTCGGACACCGACCGGATCGCCGGCTTCCAGTACCGCGGCCGCATCGCCTACTTCCCCCGCGCGGGCGGCACGATCATCCCCCGCCCGGAGGCCCCCGACCTGCCGGTGGACGTCATCCAGACCGGGGCCGTCCAGAGCGCCGACGCGCGGTACCTGTACCGGGTCAACGCCGGTGCCGGGACCCTGCCCGCCATCGACAACGGCCCGGACTGGGTGGGCGACACCGAGCCGCCCGGCAGCACCTACCGGAACACCGGCAACGCGGCGACGTGGACGCCGGTGCCCACCGTGACCCCGGAGGTGCCGGCCACCGCCCCGCGGGCGCTCTTCGCCAGCGAGCGGTGGGACTCCGGCGACGCCCCCGAGCTGCAGTGGAACTTCCCCGTCCCGGCCGGGCGGAACGTGCAGGTGCGGCTGTACCTGGCCAACTCCTGCGACTGCACCGCCACCCCCGGCTCGCGCGTCTTCGACGTCGCGCTGGAGAACAACGTCGTCCTGGACGACCTGGACCTGGTCGCCCAGGTCGGGCACCGGGTCGGCACCATGCGCGCCTTCGACGTGGTCAGCGACGGCACGGTCAACATCGAGCTCCGGCACGTGACCGAGAACCCGCTGATCAACGGGATCGAGATCGTCGACCTGGACGCGCCGCCGCCCGGCACCGGGACCACCAACGCGGCCCAGGTGCGGCCGTTCGACGGCGACCAGGGCGGCGCCGCCCGGCCGCTCGCCGCCGGCAACGTGCCCTGGGACGGCGTGCGCGGCGGCTTCCTCGCCGACGGCCAGCTCTACCTGGCCGGCGCCGACGGCACCCTGACCCGCCGGCCGTTCCGCGACGGCACCGCCGGTCCCGCCACCACCCTGGACCTGCACGGCCTGGGCACGTTCGCCGCCGAGATGCAGTCCATGACCGGCCTGTTCTACACGCACGGCCGGATCTACTACACCCTCGCCGGCCAGAGCAGCCTCTTCATGCGCTACTTCGAGGTCGAGAGCGGCATCGTCGGCGCCCAGCGCTTCACGCACAGCGGGAACCTGCCCGGCATGACCTGGAGCGCGGTGCGCGGGATGTTCCTCGCCGGCGACGGCGTCTTCTGGGCCGACGCCACGGGCAACCTGCACCGCCTGGGCTGGACCGGGAACGTCGGTGACGGTCAGGTCACCGGCCCCGACCAGATCGTCAGCGGCCCGGGCAGCGACGGCGCCGACTGGCGCGGCCGGGCCCTGATCGCCCTGCCCGGCACCACCCCGCCGCCGCCACCCCCGGCGAACCAGCCCCCGGTGGCCGCGTTCACCCAGCAGTGCACCGGACTCACCTGCACCTTCGACGGGTCCAGCTCCACCGACCCGGACGGCCGGGTGGTCGGGCACGCCTGGGACCTCGCCGGGCGCGCGGCCACCGGGGCCACCCAGACGCACACCTTCCCGGCCGCCGGGGACTACCCGGTGCGGCTGACGGTGACCGACGACCGGGGCGCCACCAGCACCCTCACCCGCACCGTCACGGTGGCGCAGGAACCACCGCCGCCGACGTCGGACCTGGCCTTCGTCGGGTCCAGCGCGACCCAGCCCACGGGATCGGCCACCCAGCACAGCGCCCAGGTGCCCGCCGCCGTGGCCGCCGGGGACCTGCTCGTCGCGACCTTCGCGACCAACGCGGCCGGCGGCACGGTGACCGGCCCGGCCGGCTGGACCCAGGCCGCCCAGACCTCGACGACGTCCATGTCCGGCGTCATCTGGACGAAGGCGGCGACGGCCGCCGACGCCGGCCGGACGATCACGGTCGGGACCTCCGGCTATCAGCGGGGCAACGTCGTCGTGGCCGCCTACCGCGGCGCCGACCTGGCCGGGGCGACCATCGCCATGGAGCCGGAGCGGACCTCCCGGGCGGCGCACACCACACCCACGCTGCCGGCCTCCCCGGGGGACTGGGTCGCCTCGTACTGGGCGGACAAGACCGCCAGCACAACCGGGTGGACCCCGCCGGGCGGGCTCGCCGTGCGGCAGACCGGCGCCGGGACCGGGGCCGGCCACCTCAGCTGGCTGTACGCCGACAGCGGCGGCGGGGTGAGCGGCTCGACGGCCGGCGGCCTGACCGCCACCGCGACCTCGGCCACGGCGAACGCCGTCATGGCGACCATCGTGATCCGCCCCGCCAGCGCCGCGGCGGCGGCGGACGCCACCGCGCCGGCGGCCACGGACGCCGCCGAGGATGCGGCACCGCCGGCCACCGGGGCGGCGACCGCCGATGCGGCACCACCGGCCAGCACGGACGCGGCACCGCCGGAGGCCGCGGCGACCGAGCCGGCGACGGACGGCGCCGCTGACGACGGCGGGCCGCCGGCCGCCGTCGTCCCGGAGCCCGCCGCGCCCACCGCACCGTCCGCGGCCCCATCGGCGCCCGCTCCGCATGCCCCCGCGGCGGGAGCCGGCGTGGAACCCCCCGTTGCTGGCTCAGGTGAGGAGCCCAGCCAGCCGGGCAGCGAGGCCATGCGGTGA
- a CDS encoding acyltransferase, with product MLVDALDMRSNSLNALRLGLALLVIVSHAPMVASGGAAYHWGDLEIGGWAVAGFFAISGWLITTSRMRLDLPRFLWRRCARIYPAFWVALLVTAAVLAPLSTLWQGSWDPVSAATYVAANSTLRISQPGIADTLPAVPYPTTWNLSLWTLFWEFLCYCAVGLLLLWRYARRHRWPTLALFVVVALVHGLTRALDLPVSDGAQAGLRLGSFFLAGAVLCRYADRVPADWRLAVGAGGALGVLLATGTVGAWGALPLAYLVIYGGARLPLQRVGARNDISYGVYVYAFPVAQLLGLVGAARLGVPLYIAATVALTLPLAWASWTWIERPAQVAARRYRTARPTLRPAPAAADAARPG from the coding sequence ATGCTCGTCGACGCGCTCGACATGCGGAGCAACAGCCTCAACGCCCTCCGTCTCGGCCTGGCCCTGCTCGTCATCGTCAGCCACGCGCCGATGGTGGCGAGCGGCGGTGCCGCCTACCACTGGGGCGACCTGGAGATCGGCGGCTGGGCTGTCGCCGGGTTCTTCGCGATCTCCGGGTGGCTCATCACCACGAGCCGGATGCGCCTCGACCTGCCACGGTTCCTCTGGCGACGGTGTGCGCGGATCTACCCGGCCTTCTGGGTCGCGCTGCTCGTCACCGCCGCCGTCCTCGCGCCCCTCTCGACCCTCTGGCAGGGCAGCTGGGACCCGGTCAGCGCGGCCACGTACGTTGCCGCCAACTCAACCCTGCGGATCTCCCAACCAGGCATCGCGGACACCCTCCCGGCCGTGCCCTACCCGACCACCTGGAACCTGTCGCTGTGGACCTTGTTCTGGGAGTTCCTGTGCTACTGCGCGGTGGGCCTGCTGCTGCTCTGGCGCTACGCGCGCCGGCACCGCTGGCCGACCCTCGCCCTCTTCGTGGTGGTCGCTCTCGTGCACGGGCTCACCCGTGCCCTCGACCTGCCGGTCTCCGACGGTGCTCAGGCCGGGCTGCGGCTCGGGTCGTTCTTCCTCGCCGGGGCCGTTCTCTGCCGCTACGCGGACCGCGTGCCGGCGGACTGGCGCCTGGCCGTCGGCGCGGGCGGCGCGCTCGGCGTGCTGCTGGCCACGGGGACGGTCGGGGCGTGGGGTGCGCTCCCGCTGGCGTACCTGGTGATCTACGGCGGCGCGCGCCTGCCCCTGCAGCGCGTCGGCGCCCGCAACGACATCTCCTACGGCGTCTACGTCTACGCCTTCCCGGTGGCGCAGCTCCTCGGGCTCGTCGGCGCCGCGCGGCTCGGCGTCCCGCTCTACATCGCCGCGACGGTGGCCCTGACGCTCCCGCTCGCCTGGGCCTCGTGGACGTGGATCGAGCGGCCGGCGCAGGTGGCGGCCCGCCGCTACCGAACGGCGCGGCCGACGCTACGACCCGCCCCCGCAGCCGCGGACGCCGCCCGGCCCGGCTGA